DNA sequence from the Candidatus Cloacimonadota bacterium genome:
GGAGTTCAATTTATTATTTAAAGCTGAATCCGCCATCGAAATTCAGTTTGAATCTGCAGCGGCGTCTGGAACAAAAAGTGGCGAAATCAGCCGATTTAAATATCGCTGTGTCAAATCATTTGGCTTCGCAACTGCCTTCGAAAAATACCGAGGTAATCTACAGTGGATTTCAGCCTGTTCCGGTTTCTGAAGCTGAGGAGAAAACCTCCAAATATCGGATAAAATATGTGGGCAATCTCACTGAGGGACAAAGGTTTGAAGAAGCCGTCAAGCTTATCAAAAATGCTCTGGCGGGAAAGGATTTTGAGCTGAGATTCGTTGGCACGGCTCTGAGCCAGAATCAACGTAAATTCCTGGCTGATAATTTGCCCGGACAGCATTCAATATCTGGGTTTTTACCCCATCAGCAAGCCTTGGCTGAAATCGCCGATTGCGAGCTTTTGCTGCTTTTAATCAACTATTATGATGGCTTCCAGGGCATGCTGACTTCCAAGCTTTTTGAATATATAGGTTCGGGAAACCGTATTTTCTGTTTGGGTCCCAGAGGCGGAGAAGCGGAGGAACTCATCAATAAATATGGGCATGGAGCCTGTTTTGATGTTGATGAAACCGCGCTCGCGGGTGCAAAGTTAAAATCACTTTATGAGGCTTGGGAAGCTGGTGAAAACGATAAAAATCAGGCGGATAATGCCGAACTGAGCTCCGCGCGTCAAGCTCAAAAACTTATCGCCCTTCTGAGAGGATTGAATAAATGTTGACAAAAACTGGCCTCATTTAATCCTGTCTCAAACGATTAACAAAACTTGAGGTGAAAAATGCCAAGAACTAAGTCCCCAATGAAAAGAATGAAAACTGA
Encoded proteins:
- a CDS encoding glycosyltransferase family 4 protein; translation: MRILLISYYFPPCGGAAVQRWLKWLPELVDAGFEVTVLTTEGGDHPVQDTSLLKEIPPEVRVLRSEAPSLSKFWKLLFGEKSELPHGSLDLETNASPLKKALVWTRLNLIIPDVRKIWNPSALRHATRFLRKNPVDLVITTGPPHSTHLVGLKLKQRHNVKWVADWRDPWSSIYYLKLNPPSKFSLNLQRRLEQKVAKSADLNIAVSNHLASQLPSKNTEVIYSGFQPVPVSEAEEKTSKYRIKYVGNLTEGQRFEEAVKLIKNALAGKDFELRFVGTALSQNQRKFLADNLPGQHSISGFLPHQQALAEIADCELLLLLINYYDGFQGMLTSKLFEYIGSGNRIFCLGPRGGEAEELINKYGHGACFDVDETALAGAKLKSLYEAWEAGENDKNQADNAELSSARQAQKLIALLRGLNKC